In Nycticebus coucang isolate mNycCou1 chromosome 9, mNycCou1.pri, whole genome shotgun sequence, the following are encoded in one genomic region:
- the LOC128593455 gene encoding histone H2A type 1-C — protein MSGRGKQGGKARAKAKSRSSRAGLQFPVGRVHRLLRKGNYAERVGAGAPVYLAAVLEYLTAEILELAGNAARDNKKTRIIPRHLQLAIRNDEELNKLLGRVTIAQGGVLPNIQAVLLPKKTESHHKAKGK, from the coding sequence ATGTCTGGACGCGGGAAGCAGGGAGGCAAAGCTCGCGCTAAAGCTAAGTCTCGTTCTTCTCGTGCAGGCCTACAATTCCCGGTAGGTCGTGTTCACCGCCTCCTCCGCAAGGGCAACTATGCGGAGCGTGTTGGAGCTGGTGCACCAGTGTACTTGGCGGCAGTGCTGGAGTACCTGACCGCTGAGATCCTGGAGCTGGCTGGCAATGCTGCTCGTGACAACAAGAAGACGCGTATTATCCCGCGCCACCTGCAGTTGGCTATCCGCAATGACGAAGAGCTCAACAAGCTTCTTGGTCGTGTGACTATTGCACAAGGCGGTGTCCTTCCCAACATCCAGGCGGTATTACTGCCGAAGAAGACCGAAAGCCATCATAAGGCAAAGGGCAAGTGA
- the LOC128593465 gene encoding histone H2B type 1-C/E/F/G/I, with amino-acid sequence MPEPAKSAPAPKKGSKKAVTKAQKKDGKKRKRSRKESYSVYVYKVLKQVHPDTGISSKAMGIMNSFVNDIFERIAGEASRLAHYNKRSTITSREIQTAVRLLLPGELAKHAVSEGTKAVTKYTSSK; translated from the coding sequence ATGCCAGAGCCGGCTAAGTCCGCTCCTGCCCCGAAGAAAGGCTCTAAGAAGGCTGTGACTAAGGCACAGAAGAAAGACGGGAAGAAGCGCAAGCGTAGCCGCAAGGAGAGCTACTCCGTGTATGTGTACAAGGTGCTGAAGCAGGTCCACCCTGACACCGGCATCTCGTCCAAGGCTATGGGCATTATGAATTCCTTCGTCAATGATATCTTCGAGCGCATTGCCGGTGAGGCCTCTCGCCTGGCGCATTACAACAAGCGCTCCACCATCACGTCCAGAGAGATCCAGACTGCCGTGCGTCTGCTGTTGCCTGGGGAGCTGGCCAAGCACGCAGTGTCCGAGGGTACCAAGGCTGTCACCAAGTACACCAGTTCCAAGTAA
- the H1-6 gene encoding histone H1t: MSETVPVAPADPVPAAMEKPPVKRRGKKPVSQSGAGRKVPNRSVSKLIVDALSESQERVGMSLAALKKALVAAGYDVEKNNSRIKLALKSLVSKGILVQTRGTGASGSFKLSKKSAPEPTKGKVKRPASNKAKKLALSRDSKSPRSTKTNKRAKKPRATATKKAVKSGRKAKGAKTKQPQPRKSPAKARAGKPKAGKPKLTPHKTNSRKAASRK; encoded by the coding sequence ATGTCTGAAACTGTTCCTGTAGCCCCTGCGGATCCTGTTCCAGCTGCTATGGAGAAGCCTCCAGTcaaaagaagagggaagaagcCGGTCAGCCAGTCAGGTGCGGGTCGCAAGGTTCCCAATCGTTCTGTGTCTAAGTTGATCGTTGATGCTCTTTCTGAATCTCAAGAGCGAGTAGGCATGTCTTTGGCTGCGCTTAAAAAGGCGCTGGTGGCTGCTGGCTACGACGTGGAGAAGAATAACAGCCGCATTAAGTTGGCTCTCAAAAGCTTAGTGAGCAAGGGAATTTTGGTACAGACCAGAGGTACTGGTGCTTCTGGGTCTTTCAAGCTCAGTAAGAAATCTGCTCCTGAACCCACCAAAGGCAAGGTTAAAAGGCCAGCTTCTAACAAGGCCAAGAAGTTGGCCTTATCCAGGGATTCGAAATCCCCAAGGAGTACCAAGACAAACAAGAGAGCTAAGAAGCCAAGGGCAACAGCAACTAAAAAAGCTGTGAAGAGTGGTAGAAAAGCTAAAGGAGCAAAGACCAAACAGCCTCAGCCTCGGAAGAGCCCAGCCAAGGCTAGAGCTGGGAAGCCTAAAGCTGGAAAGCCAAAACTGACTCCGCATAAAACCAATTCTAGAAAGGCGGCATCTAGGAAATAA
- the LOC128593470 gene encoding histone H4 produces the protein MSGRGKGGKGLGKGGAKRHRKVLRDNIQGITKPAIRRLARRGGVKRISGLIYEETRGVLKVFLENVIRDAVTYTEHAKRKTVTAMDVVYALKRQGRTLYGFGG, from the coding sequence ATGTCTGGTCGTGGCAAAGGCGGGAAAGGGTTAGGGAAGGGTGGCGCTAAGCGTCACCGTAAAGTGCTGCGTGACAACATCCAGGGGATTACCAAGCCAGCAATCCGGCGTCTAGCCCGCCGTGGGGGTGTCAAGCGTATTTCTGGCCTTATCTACGAGGAGACTCGCGGTGTACTTAAAGTTTTTTTGGAGAATGTCATAAGAGATGCTGTCACCTATACAGAACATGCTAAGCGCAAGACTGTTACGGCTATGGATGTAGTGTATGCGCTTAAACGCCAGGGGCGCACTCTCTATGGCTTTGGAGGCTAA